The Candidatus Limnocylindrales bacterium genome includes the window TCCTCCTTATTTGAGATTGTCAAGATTGTCAAGGAACTTCTCCGAGTTTAAAGTAAAGAACAGGGGGGTAAAGAAAGACGTTTCTATCGCATCCTACCCAACCGGACTGATGTATCTTTAATGAATTGAGACGTCCTTCTGACCCCTTTAGAAGGACCAGAAAGGGGTTAAATAAAACCCCACCAGATGCCGTATTTTACGAAAGAAACTCCAACAGGGATACGTTAGGGAGATTTAACCCTCTTAATAAATTCTACTGAAGATATTCGTAAAAGCCTTCCAGTACTCTGTTAATCCAGGTTTTCCACCTTTTTATTTAGGCTCCCGGTCCCCATCCCGGCCCCTTGTATTTTTCATTCTCCCCAGGCACAGAACTTGCTCCCTTAATCTTTAGAGTTTGTAGTGGGTAGAGCGGTTTTAAGCCTGATATTCGGGTTATTGTAAACCGATGGATAACAGATTCAGTCCGGATAAAAACTTTGACCCGGATTGGGAAGGATAGAACCCTCAAGAGGATAGAAAGTTAAATCCCAAAAGGAGGGAAGGTAATATGAATGCCATTCAATTACTTACCGAGGACCATAACAAAGTAACCGGCTTATTCGATGAATATGAAGCAACAGACGATATAAATCGGAAGAAGGAAATTGCCGAGAAGGTTTTTATGGAGCTTGAAGTTCACTCTAAAATCGAAGAAGAGATCTTTTATCCGGCCGTAAGGTCGAAAACGGATGAGGAAGGTAAGTCTCTGATTTCTGAGAGTATTGAAGAACACCAGAGGGTTAAAGACCTCATTCAAGAACTTCGGGACCTTGATCCTGAAAAGGATGAATTTGATGATAAATTCGACGAGCTTATAGATAACGTCGAGCACCATGTGGATGAAGAAGAAAGCGAAGTGTTTTCTAAGGCCGAAGAGTATTTCGGTAACGAGCTGGATCGTTTAGGCTCAGAAATGGAAACCCGCAAGGAACAACTTATGACTTCCCCTCGCTATATATCTTCTTAAACGTGAAAAGGTTTTTTAAGAGTGGAAAAAGATCAAGACCGGAAGGTAAGTCTTCCTACCCTGTGGTCTTGATCTTTGTTCTTTAGGTTCAGGCCCTTTTTCAGAGTTATAAACTCTAGCTCCTCAGACTCTCTGGTAACCCACCCCATGAAGAAAGAAAAGGAGATCTTATATGAAAACCGTGGTTGGAATTTTTACTTCACATTCCGATGCCAAACAGGCCGCCGAACGTTTACGATCGGTGGGCATCTCAAAGGATCGTATTAACTTTCTGATTCCGGGCTCTTCTGGAAAAGAGCCTCAGACAATCCCAATTACAGAAACAGAACAACCTGGGATAGGCAAAGCTATCGGCAGTGTAGTTGGGGGGGCTGTAGGTGCCGGTGCAGGTCTGGCTATTCCGGCTTTCTTTTTACCGGGAGTCGGTCCCGTTATTGCCCTGGGATTTATTACCTCGGCTCTTTTAGGTACCGGTGGTGCCATTGGTGGAGCAATGGTCGGAGGGGCTTTGGAAGATTACCTTGCCCAGGGATTACCTAAAGACGAGTTATTTCTCTACGAAGATGCATTGAGACGAGGCCGTACCGTCTTGATGGCCCTTGTGGAAGAGGAGACCCAGGTGGAAACAGTCCGTGATATCCTCACACAGATCGGAGCAGAAAGTCTCGATTCGGCCCGTGAGGATTGGTGGATAGGACTCCGCCATGCTGAAGAATTATCTTACACGGCCCAGGGTGGAAATTTTAAACGAGATGAACAGAGTTATCGGCGTGGTTTCGAAGCTGCTTTACATGTAGAAACCCGGGGTAAGCCTTATGAAGAGGTCCTAGACTATCTCCA containing:
- a CDS encoding hemerythrin domain-containing protein, with protein sequence MNAIQLLTEDHNKVTGLFDEYEATDDINRKKEIAEKVFMELEVHSKIEEEIFYPAVRSKTDEEGKSLISESIEEHQRVKDLIQELRDLDPEKDEFDDKFDELIDNVEHHVDEEESEVFSKAEEYFGNELDRLGSEMETRKEQLMTSPRYISS